From a region of the Azospirillum formosense genome:
- the lpxI gene encoding UDP-2,3-diacylglucosamine diphosphatase LpxI (LpxI, functionally equivalent to LpxH, replaces it in LPS biosynthesis in a minority of bacteria.), with amino-acid sequence MSQPLPKLGILAGGGTLPARIAAAVRGQGRDVFVVAFDGHTDPATVEGLPHLWSRFGAAGGIIDRLKKERVTELVFAGPVRRPSFTELLPDWYTTKFLAKVGTRALGDDGLLRSVARELEGEGFRVVGLHELLGELLTPVGPVGRLRPDGEAERDIARAVEVASALGALDVGQGAVVQQGLVLAVEAIEGTDAMLARCVGLARPGPGGILVKVKKPQQDRRLDLPTMGVTTVENAARAGLRGIAVEAGGSLLVDRAAVAETADRLGLFVVGITVASEPRP; translated from the coding sequence ATGTCGCAGCCTCTTCCCAAGCTCGGCATCCTGGCGGGCGGCGGCACCTTGCCGGCCCGCATCGCCGCCGCCGTGCGCGGCCAGGGGCGCGACGTCTTCGTCGTCGCCTTTGACGGCCACACCGATCCCGCCACCGTCGAGGGCCTTCCCCATCTGTGGAGCCGCTTCGGCGCCGCCGGCGGCATCATCGACCGGCTGAAGAAGGAAAGGGTCACGGAACTGGTCTTCGCCGGACCGGTGCGCCGGCCATCCTTCACCGAACTCCTCCCCGATTGGTACACCACCAAGTTCCTCGCCAAGGTCGGCACCCGCGCGCTCGGCGATGACGGGCTGCTGCGCTCCGTCGCGCGCGAACTCGAAGGGGAGGGCTTTCGCGTCGTCGGCCTGCACGAACTGCTCGGCGAGCTTCTCACCCCCGTCGGGCCGGTGGGCCGGCTGCGGCCGGACGGTGAGGCGGAGCGCGACATCGCCCGCGCCGTCGAGGTCGCCAGCGCGCTCGGCGCGCTCGACGTCGGGCAGGGGGCCGTGGTGCAGCAGGGGCTTGTGCTCGCCGTCGAGGCCATCGAGGGCACCGACGCCATGCTTGCCCGCTGCGTCGGGCTGGCGCGGCCCGGACCCGGCGGCATCCTGGTCAAGGTGAAGAAGCCGCAGCAGGACCGCCGCCTCGACCTGCCCACCATGGGGGTGACGACCGTGGAGAACGCCGCCCGCGCCGGCCTGCGCGGCATCGCGGTGGAGGCGGGCGGCAGCCTGCTTGTGGACCGGGCGGCGGTGGCCGAAACCGCCGATCGGCTGGGCCTCTTCGTCGTCGGCATCACCGTTGCGTCGGAGCCCCGGCCGTGA
- the gltA gene encoding citrate synthase, with protein MTQTADKADTFTLIDNRTGKQVSLPVMKGSTGPDVIDIRKLYAETGCFTYDPGFTSTGSCESKITYIDGDEGVLLHRGYAIDDLAEHATFPEVCFLLLNNHLPNAAEKEEFEGILRSHSMVHEQLTRFYSGFRRDAHPMAVLCGVTGALSAFYHDSTDIEDPVQRKIAAHRLIAKIPAIAAMAYKYSVGQPFMYPRNDLSYAENFLYMTFGTPCEPYKVNPVLSKAMDKIFILHADHEQNASTSTVRLAGSSGANPFACIAAGIASLWGPAHGGANEAVLKMLEEIGSVDRIPEIVRRAKDKNDNFRLMGFGHRVYKNYDPRAQVMRKTCHEVLAELGIKDEPLLDIAMELEKIALEDEYFVEKKLYPNVDFYSGIILKAMGFPTSMFTVLFAVARTVGWISQWKEMIEDPVQKIGRPRQLYTGETKRAFIPLAERG; from the coding sequence ATGACCCAAACCGCGGACAAGGCCGATACCTTCACCCTGATCGACAACCGGACTGGAAAGCAGGTCAGCCTGCCCGTGATGAAGGGAAGCACGGGTCCGGACGTGATCGACATCCGCAAGCTCTACGCCGAGACCGGTTGTTTCACCTACGATCCGGGTTTCACTTCGACGGGCAGCTGCGAGTCCAAGATCACCTACATCGACGGTGATGAGGGTGTTCTGCTGCACCGCGGTTACGCCATCGACGACCTTGCCGAGCACGCCACCTTCCCGGAGGTCTGCTTCCTCCTCCTCAACAACCATCTGCCGAACGCTGCCGAGAAGGAAGAGTTCGAGGGCATCCTGCGCAGCCACTCGATGGTGCATGAGCAGCTGACCCGCTTCTACAGCGGCTTCCGCCGCGACGCCCACCCGATGGCGGTTCTCTGCGGCGTGACCGGCGCCCTCTCGGCCTTCTACCACGACTCGACGGACATCGAGGACCCGGTGCAGCGCAAGATCGCCGCGCACCGCCTGATCGCCAAGATCCCGGCGATCGCCGCGATGGCCTACAAGTACTCGGTCGGCCAGCCGTTCATGTACCCGCGCAACGACCTGTCCTACGCCGAAAACTTCCTCTACATGACCTTCGGCACGCCGTGCGAGCCGTACAAGGTCAACCCGGTCCTGTCCAAGGCCATGGACAAGATCTTCATCCTGCACGCCGACCACGAGCAGAACGCCTCGACCTCGACCGTCCGTCTGGCCGGCTCCTCGGGCGCCAACCCGTTCGCCTGCATCGCCGCCGGCATCGCCTCGCTGTGGGGTCCGGCCCATGGCGGCGCCAACGAGGCCGTGCTGAAGATGCTGGAGGAGATCGGCTCCGTCGATCGCATCCCGGAGATCGTCCGCCGCGCCAAGGACAAGAACGACAACTTCCGCCTGATGGGCTTCGGCCACCGGGTCTACAAGAACTACGACCCGCGCGCCCAGGTCATGCGCAAGACCTGCCATGAGGTTCTGGCCGAGCTGGGCATCAAGGACGAGCCGCTCCTCGACATCGCCATGGAGCTGGAGAAGATCGCGCTCGAGGACGAGTATTTCGTCGAGAAGAAGCTGTACCCGAACGTCGATTTCTACTCGGGCATCATCCTGAAGGCGATGGGCTTCCCGACCAGCATGTTCACCGTGCTGTTCGCCGTGGCGCGCACCGTCGGCTGGATTTCCCAGTGGAAGGAGATGATCGAGGACCCGGTCCAGAAGATCGGCCGTCCGCGTCAGCTCTACACCGGCGAGACCAAGCGGGCGTTCATCCCGCTGGCCGAGCGTGGCTAA
- a CDS encoding glutathione S-transferase family protein, with protein sequence MLRLYDNLSSGNGYKCRLLLHKLGIAYERIELDIDRAETRTPEFLARNPNGRIPTLQLENGSHLPESNAILWYLAEGTPYLPDDREGRARVLQWMFFEQYSHEPNVATVRFWITHHVEMTEERKLGLVTKRRLGYDALGVMEGHLAERRFFVGDRFSIADIALYAYTHVAEEGGFDLSGYPTVRAWMERVAAEGPHIPITQG encoded by the coding sequence ATGCTGCGCCTGTACGACAACCTGTCTTCCGGAAACGGCTACAAATGCCGGCTGCTGCTGCACAAGCTGGGCATCGCCTACGAGCGGATCGAACTGGACATCGACCGGGCGGAGACCCGAACCCCGGAATTCCTGGCCCGGAACCCGAACGGCCGCATCCCGACCCTGCAACTGGAGAACGGCAGCCATCTGCCGGAATCCAACGCGATCCTCTGGTATCTGGCGGAAGGCACGCCCTATCTCCCCGACGACCGGGAGGGACGCGCGCGGGTCCTGCAATGGATGTTCTTCGAGCAGTACAGCCACGAACCGAACGTCGCGACCGTTCGCTTCTGGATCACGCACCATGTGGAGATGACGGAGGAGCGCAAGCTGGGACTGGTGACCAAGCGCCGGCTCGGCTACGACGCGCTGGGTGTCATGGAAGGGCATCTGGCGGAGCGCCGCTTCTTTGTGGGCGATCGCTTCAGCATCGCCGACATCGCGCTCTACGCCTACACGCATGTGGCGGAGGAGGGTGGGTTCGACCTGTCCGGCTATCCGACGGTGCGCGCATGGATGGAGCGTGTGGCGGCGGAAGGGCCGCACATCCCGATCACCCAGGGCTAA
- a CDS encoding LysR substrate-binding domain-containing protein — MPRLPFTALAAFEAASRHGSMTRAADELGLTHGAVSRQVGDLEKRLRVRLFDRTPQGLQLTDAGRDLARSCTAGLGRVQESWDRIAGQGPERLRIAAPRTWAALWLVPRLGRFLDGRPDLRLDIEGGNTDRASEAEAGWAVIRYVRGGDPGPEGALLSEEPLVPVCAPSLAERLTGPADLSRHTLLHYQASPDWSLWRAATGANLDGARGMSFSESVMVIQAATAGQGIALGRPSLVLEALEAGRLVVPFGPAVSCGDRYVLTAPAEGRGRGALRAFRLWLLEEAAADPVRLQRLGIPVPTGRAGA; from the coding sequence ATGCCGCGTCTTCCCTTCACCGCCCTGGCCGCATTCGAAGCGGCGTCCCGTCACGGCAGCATGACACGCGCCGCCGACGAGCTTGGCCTGACCCACGGCGCGGTCAGCCGTCAGGTGGGCGACCTGGAGAAGCGGCTGAGGGTCCGCCTGTTCGACCGCACCCCGCAGGGGCTGCAACTGACCGACGCGGGGCGCGATCTCGCGCGGTCCTGCACCGCCGGTCTGGGGCGGGTTCAGGAAAGCTGGGACCGCATCGCCGGACAAGGGCCGGAACGGCTGCGCATCGCTGCGCCGCGCACCTGGGCCGCCTTGTGGCTGGTGCCACGGCTGGGGCGCTTCCTGGACGGCCGGCCGGACCTGCGCCTGGACATCGAGGGGGGCAACACCGACCGCGCGTCGGAGGCCGAGGCGGGCTGGGCGGTCATTCGCTACGTGCGCGGCGGCGATCCTGGGCCGGAAGGGGCGCTTCTGTCGGAGGAGCCGCTGGTCCCGGTCTGCGCGCCGTCACTGGCCGAACGGTTGACCGGTCCGGCCGACCTGTCCCGCCACACGCTGCTGCATTATCAGGCATCGCCGGACTGGAGCCTGTGGCGCGCCGCGACCGGGGCGAATCTGGACGGAGCGCGCGGCATGAGCTTCTCGGAGTCGGTGATGGTGATCCAGGCGGCCACAGCCGGGCAGGGGATCGCGCTGGGGCGCCCGTCGCTGGTGCTGGAGGCGTTGGAGGCCGGACGGCTCGTTGTTCCCTTCGGGCCGGCGGTGTCCTGCGGCGACCGCTATGTGCTGACGGCTCCGGCCGAAGGGCGGGGGCGCGGCGCGCTCCGCGCCTTCCGGCTCTGGCTGCTGGAGGAGGCGGCCGCAGACCCTGTCCGGCTGCAACGGCTCGGCATTCCCGTTCCGACGGGCCGCGCTGGCGCCTGA
- the lpxA gene encoding acyl-ACP--UDP-N-acetylglucosamine O-acyltransferase, with protein MSVSIHPTAVVDPAAKLGEDVSIGPFCVVGQDVQLGDRVRLTSHVVVEGRTRIGEDSVIYPFASIGHRPQDLKFKGEPSELIIGRNNQIREHVTMSPGTEGGGMVTRIGDNGLFMVGVHVAHDCIVGNNAVLANNATLAGHVEVGDFVTIGGLSAVRQFVRIGSHAMIGGMSGVEKDVIPYGLVMGDRARLAGLNLVGLERRGFQKDEIHALRAAYRLLFGNEGTFAERMEEVGRDMGKQTLVADVLTFARASRSLCQPREG; from the coding sequence ATGAGCGTTTCCATTCACCCGACGGCGGTCGTCGATCCGGCCGCCAAGCTGGGCGAAGACGTTTCCATCGGTCCCTTCTGCGTGGTCGGGCAGGATGTCCAACTCGGCGACCGCGTGCGCCTGACCTCCCACGTGGTGGTCGAGGGTCGCACGCGCATCGGCGAGGATTCGGTCATCTACCCGTTCGCGTCCATCGGCCACCGCCCGCAGGACCTCAAGTTCAAGGGCGAGCCGTCCGAGCTGATCATCGGGCGCAACAACCAGATCCGCGAGCACGTCACCATGAGCCCCGGCACCGAGGGCGGCGGCATGGTCACGCGGATTGGCGACAACGGCCTGTTCATGGTCGGCGTCCACGTCGCCCATGACTGCATCGTCGGCAACAACGCGGTTCTGGCGAACAACGCCACGCTGGCCGGCCATGTGGAAGTCGGTGATTTCGTGACCATCGGCGGACTGTCGGCGGTGCGCCAGTTCGTCCGCATCGGGTCGCACGCCATGATCGGCGGCATGTCCGGCGTTGAGAAGGACGTGATCCCCTACGGCCTCGTCATGGGCGACCGCGCCCGTCTGGCCGGTCTGAACCTCGTCGGGCTGGAGCGCCGCGGCTTCCAGAAGGACGAGATTCACGCCCTGCGCGCCGCCTACCGTCTGCTGTTCGGCAACGAGGGCACCTTTGCCGAGCGCATGGAGGAAGTCGGGCGCGACATGGGGAAGCAGACGCTGGTCGCCGACGTGCTGACCTTCGCGCGCGCCTCGCGGTCGCTCTGCCAGCCGCGCGAGGGCTGA
- the fabZ gene encoding 3-hydroxyacyl-ACP dehydratase FabZ, whose amino-acid sequence MDVTADNKKIADLDIMRIMEMIPHRYPILMIDRVIDITLGESATGVKNVTINEPFFQGHFPSRPVMPGVMIIEAMAQTSAVLVVATLGKESEGKLVYFMTVDEARFRRPVTPGDTIHIHVSKQRQRANVWKFKGEAKVNGVLVAEAVYSAMILDEK is encoded by the coding sequence ATGGATGTGACGGCGGACAACAAGAAGATAGCCGACCTCGACATCATGCGGATCATGGAAATGATCCCGCATCGCTATCCGATTCTGATGATCGACCGGGTGATCGACATCACGCTGGGCGAGAGCGCCACCGGCGTGAAGAACGTCACCATCAACGAGCCGTTCTTCCAGGGGCACTTCCCGTCGCGGCCGGTGATGCCGGGCGTGATGATCATCGAGGCGATGGCGCAGACCTCCGCCGTGCTGGTGGTCGCCACGCTGGGCAAGGAGTCCGAGGGCAAGCTGGTCTACTTCATGACCGTGGACGAGGCGCGCTTCCGCCGCCCGGTCACCCCCGGCGACACCATCCACATCCATGTGAGCAAGCAGCGCCAGCGCGCCAACGTGTGGAAGTTCAAGGGCGAGGCCAAGGTCAACGGTGTCCTGGTCGCCGAAGCCGTCTATTCCGCCATGATCCTGGACGAGAAATGA
- the bamA gene encoding outer membrane protein assembly factor BamA, which translates to MTTVSLALSHAAWAQAGAPNRGAAKSAAFGDGTLVAQMFSGGTIRDIRVEGVQRIEPTTVRSYLAVAPGDPFDPDRIDQSLKALFNTGLFADVVLKRDGDALVVQVAENPIINRIAFEGNRRIEKENLEKEIQLRPRVVYTRTRVQSDVQRILDIYRRQGRFAATVEPKIIQLDQNRVDLVFEINEGVRTGVRSITFIGNEKFSDGTLREAIQTRESAWWRFMTSDDNYDPDRLNYDRDLLRRYYLKEGYADFRVVSAVAELTPDREDFVITFTVDEGERYKFGKMDISTSLKALDPEQLRSVLSTREGDWYNAQEVENTITKLSNAVGDLQYAFVDVRPRISRNRENQTIDIVYDIVEGPRVFVERIDVTGNVRTLDKVVRREMLLSEGDPFSTTKLRRSEQRIKDLGYFERVNITTAEGSAPDRTVMNVEVTEQSTGEISIGAGYSTSDGPLADFSIRERNLLGRGQDLRFGATVSGSRQEYDVSFTEPYFLDRDLSAGFDLFRITRDYQDESSFDEKSTGMALRMGYPLTENLRQRVYYQLQNTDITSVPSSASRYIQDQKGARTTSLIGQELTYDRRNSRLNPTEGYYVRLTNDFAGVGGNARFLRNRLGAGYYLPLFDDSWVLSTTGEVGYIVGIGKDVFLSDRFFLGGDTLRGFNTAGIGPRDLRTGDALGGTRYYRGSVEMSFPVGLPEEFGLKGHAFSDVGTLGKVDINDPLVPDDESVRLSVGTGLSWRSPFGPIRLDFAVPIIKEDYDKKEIFRFSFGTRF; encoded by the coding sequence ATGACGACGGTTTCTCTTGCCCTTTCCCACGCAGCCTGGGCCCAGGCGGGCGCGCCCAATCGGGGGGCGGCGAAATCCGCCGCCTTCGGCGACGGGACGCTGGTGGCGCAGATGTTCTCGGGCGGCACCATCCGGGACATCCGGGTGGAGGGCGTCCAGCGCATCGAGCCGACGACCGTCCGCTCCTACCTCGCGGTGGCGCCCGGCGATCCCTTCGACCCCGACCGCATCGACCAGTCGCTGAAGGCCCTGTTCAACACGGGTCTGTTCGCCGACGTCGTGCTGAAGCGCGACGGCGACGCGCTGGTGGTGCAGGTGGCGGAAAACCCGATCATCAACCGCATCGCCTTCGAGGGGAACCGGCGCATCGAGAAGGAGAACCTGGAGAAGGAAATCCAGCTCCGTCCCCGCGTCGTCTACACCCGCACCCGCGTCCAGAGCGACGTGCAGCGCATCCTGGACATCTACCGCCGCCAGGGCCGCTTCGCCGCGACCGTCGAGCCGAAGATCATCCAGCTCGACCAGAACCGCGTCGATCTGGTGTTCGAGATCAACGAGGGCGTGCGCACCGGCGTGCGCAGCATCACCTTCATCGGCAACGAGAAGTTCTCCGACGGGACGCTGCGCGAGGCGATCCAGACGCGGGAAAGCGCCTGGTGGCGCTTCATGACGTCGGACGACAACTACGATCCGGACCGTCTGAACTACGACCGCGACCTGCTGCGCCGCTATTACCTCAAGGAAGGCTACGCCGACTTCCGCGTCGTCTCCGCCGTGGCGGAGCTGACGCCGGACCGCGAGGACTTCGTCATCACCTTCACGGTGGACGAGGGCGAGCGCTACAAGTTCGGCAAGATGGACATCAGCACCTCGCTGAAGGCGTTGGACCCCGAGCAGCTGCGCAGCGTGCTGAGCACGCGCGAGGGCGACTGGTACAACGCGCAGGAGGTGGAAAACACCATCACCAAGCTGTCCAACGCGGTCGGCGACCTGCAATACGCCTTCGTGGACGTCCGTCCGCGCATCTCGCGCAACCGCGAGAACCAGACCATCGACATCGTCTACGACATCGTCGAGGGACCGCGCGTCTTCGTGGAGCGCATCGACGTGACCGGCAACGTCCGCACGCTGGACAAGGTGGTCCGGCGCGAGATGCTGCTGTCCGAAGGCGACCCGTTCAGCACGACCAAGCTGCGCCGCTCCGAGCAGCGCATCAAGGACCTGGGCTATTTCGAGCGCGTCAACATCACCACCGCGGAGGGCTCGGCGCCCGACCGCACCGTGATGAACGTCGAGGTGACCGAGCAGTCCACCGGTGAAATCTCCATCGGTGCCGGCTACTCGACCTCCGACGGTCCGCTGGCCGACTTCTCGATCCGCGAGCGCAACCTGCTTGGCCGTGGCCAGGACCTGCGCTTCGGCGCCACCGTGTCGGGCAGCCGCCAGGAATACGACGTCTCCTTCACCGAGCCGTACTTCCTGGACCGTGACCTGTCGGCCGGTTTCGACCTGTTCCGCATCACCCGCGACTATCAGGACGAAAGCTCCTTCGACGAGAAGAGCACCGGCATGGCCCTGCGCATGGGCTATCCGCTGACGGAGAACCTGCGCCAGCGCGTCTATTACCAGCTGCAGAACACCGACATCACCAGCGTTCCCAGCTCGGCGTCCCGCTACATTCAGGACCAGAAGGGCGCGCGCACGACGTCGCTGATTGGCCAGGAGCTGACCTACGACCGCCGCAACAGCCGTCTGAACCCGACGGAAGGCTACTACGTCCGCCTGACGAACGATTTCGCCGGTGTGGGCGGCAACGCCCGCTTCCTGCGCAACCGTCTCGGCGCCGGCTATTACCTGCCGCTGTTCGACGACAGCTGGGTGCTCAGCACCACGGGCGAGGTCGGCTACATCGTCGGCATCGGCAAGGACGTCTTCCTGTCCGACCGCTTCTTCCTGGGCGGCGATACGCTGCGCGGCTTCAACACCGCCGGCATCGGTCCGCGCGACCTGCGCACCGGCGACGCCCTGGGCGGCACCCGCTACTACCGCGGTTCGGTGGAGATGAGCTTCCCGGTCGGCCTGCCCGAGGAATTCGGGCTGAAGGGCCACGCCTTCTCCGACGTCGGCACGCTGGGCAAGGTCGACATCAACGACCCGCTCGTGCCCGACGACGAATCGGTCCGCCTGTCGGTCGGCACCGGCTTGTCCTGGCGCTCGCCCTTCGGGCCGATCCGCCTTGACTTTGCGGTCCCGATTATCAAGGAAGATTACGACAAGAAAGAGATCTTCCGCTTCAGCTTTGGAACCAGGTTCTAA
- a CDS encoding GNAT family N-acetyltransferase, with protein MTTPLAITDLSTLDDQRLRAELEALLEDAVNGGASVGYHAPLDARWKRAFWDGVAAQLLGGAHRLLIARGPDGELLGSVQLALCTKPNGAHRAEVQKLLVFTRHRRNGVARRLMAAVEDAARGLERSLLVLDTLKGDRGEPFYEATGWHRAGVIPGYTVEADGAFHDTVLFYKTL; from the coding sequence ATGACGACCCCCTTGGCCATCACCGACCTGTCCACCCTCGACGACCAGCGCTTGAGAGCGGAGCTGGAAGCCCTTCTGGAGGACGCCGTGAACGGCGGCGCCTCGGTCGGCTACCACGCCCCGCTGGACGCTCGCTGGAAGCGGGCTTTCTGGGATGGGGTGGCCGCCCAGCTTCTCGGTGGCGCGCACCGTCTGCTGATCGCGCGCGGGCCGGATGGGGAACTGCTGGGAAGCGTCCAGCTGGCGCTCTGCACCAAGCCCAACGGCGCGCACCGCGCCGAGGTGCAGAAGCTGCTCGTCTTTACCCGCCATCGCCGGAACGGCGTCGCGCGGCGGCTGATGGCGGCGGTGGAGGACGCCGCCCGCGGTCTGGAACGGTCGCTGCTGGTGCTCGACACGCTGAAGGGCGACCGTGGCGAACCCTTTTACGAGGCCACGGGCTGGCATCGGGCCGGCGTGATCCCCGGCTACACCGTGGAAGCGGACGGCGCCTTTCACGACACCGTCCTCTTCTACAAGACCCTGTGA
- a CDS encoding OmpH family outer membrane protein — protein sequence MQFSKLRALVAAGAVMAGVAMATPSFAQDKPTDTLKAPVIAVVDVQKIMQESNASKGVSKSFESLRETYQKEIASLEDKLRKSEEELRKQQTVLAPDALANKRRDFEKQVGEVQKTVQSRKRALENALNEAMAVVHKNMVEIVADVARERGANLVLARQQFVLVDTQLDVTDVVLERVNKKLPQVALTVPKQ from the coding sequence ATGCAGTTCAGCAAGCTCAGGGCGCTGGTCGCCGCCGGTGCGGTGATGGCGGGCGTCGCGATGGCGACGCCGTCCTTCGCCCAGGACAAGCCGACCGACACCCTCAAGGCGCCGGTCATCGCGGTGGTCGACGTCCAGAAGATCATGCAGGAATCGAACGCCTCCAAGGGCGTCTCGAAGTCCTTCGAATCGCTGCGCGAGACCTACCAGAAGGAAATCGCCTCGCTGGAGGACAAGCTGCGCAAGTCCGAGGAGGAACTGCGCAAGCAGCAGACCGTGCTGGCTCCGGACGCGCTGGCCAACAAGCGCCGCGATTTCGAGAAGCAGGTCGGCGAGGTCCAGAAGACGGTGCAGAGCCGCAAGCGCGCCCTGGAAAACGCGCTGAACGAGGCGATGGCCGTCGTCCACAAGAACATGGTCGAGATCGTGGCCGACGTCGCGCGCGAGCGCGGCGCCAACTTGGTCCTCGCCCGCCAGCAGTTCGTCCTGGTCGACACCCAGCTCGACGTCACCGACGTGGTTCTGGAGCGGGTCAACAAGAAGCTGCCCCAGGTCGCGCTGACCGTTCCCAAGCAGTAA
- the gloA gene encoding lactoylglutathione lyase yields the protein MSQFRLLHTMLRVYDLEKSLDFYTRLLGMKLLRRNDYEGGRFTLAFVGYGDEKDTAVLELTHNWDQAEPYAIGTAYGHIALGVPDIYATCEQLAKEGVKIPRPPGPMKHGTTVIAFIEDPDGYKVELIETK from the coding sequence ATGAGCCAATTCCGCCTGCTGCACACCATGCTCCGGGTCTATGATCTGGAGAAGTCGCTGGACTTCTACACCCGCCTGCTCGGCATGAAGCTGCTGCGCCGCAACGACTATGAGGGCGGGCGCTTCACCCTGGCCTTCGTCGGCTACGGCGACGAGAAGGACACCGCCGTCCTGGAACTGACCCACAACTGGGACCAGGCGGAGCCCTACGCCATCGGCACCGCCTACGGTCACATCGCGCTGGGCGTGCCGGACATCTACGCCACCTGCGAGCAGCTCGCCAAGGAAGGCGTCAAGATCCCGCGCCCGCCCGGCCCGATGAAGCACGGCACCACCGTGATCGCCTTCATCGAGGACCCGGACGGCTACAAGGTCGAGCTGATCGAGACCAAGTAA
- the lpxB gene encoding lipid-A-disaccharide synthase: MNDPLIFLIAGEPSGDALGARLMAACKRLTGGRVRFAGIGGEKMIAEGLESLFPMGELTLFGVFELLPHLPNLLRRIDQTVAEILRLRPDAVVGIDSPGFTVRVSKRVKAQAPDIPLIHYVAPTVWAWKPKRAAKYAAIYDHLLAVLPFEPPYFEKEGLPCTFVGHSVVEGGAGHGDADRFRAAHGVAPDARVVAVLPGSRKGEVSRLLPDFRATLEQLLPGHPGLVAVVPTVATVRDRVAAEVAGWPLRTILVEGDGPKYDAFAAAEAALAASGTVALELALARLPTVIAYRLNPVTVALYRRLIRVKYVNLVNLMLDRMLVPELLQEDCRPDRLASELGRLLDDPAARAAQIAGVAEVARWLGQGGTPPSERAAQVVLEVAAGQLDRTRPDKTRAQEPAWEKRP, translated from the coding sequence GTGAACGATCCGTTGATTTTCCTGATTGCCGGGGAGCCTTCCGGCGACGCGCTGGGCGCGCGGCTGATGGCCGCCTGCAAGCGGCTGACCGGCGGGCGGGTGCGCTTCGCCGGCATCGGCGGCGAGAAGATGATCGCCGAGGGGCTGGAGAGCCTGTTCCCGATGGGTGAACTGACGTTGTTCGGCGTGTTCGAACTGCTGCCCCATTTGCCGAATCTGCTGCGCCGCATCGACCAGACCGTTGCCGAGATCCTCCGGCTGCGGCCCGACGCGGTGGTCGGCATCGATTCGCCGGGCTTCACGGTGCGGGTGTCCAAGCGGGTCAAGGCGCAGGCGCCGGACATCCCGCTGATCCACTATGTGGCCCCCACCGTCTGGGCTTGGAAGCCGAAGCGCGCCGCCAAATACGCGGCGATCTACGACCACCTGCTGGCGGTCCTGCCCTTCGAGCCTCCCTATTTCGAGAAGGAAGGGCTTCCCTGCACCTTTGTCGGCCATTCGGTGGTGGAGGGCGGCGCCGGGCATGGCGACGCGGACCGCTTCCGCGCGGCCCACGGCGTGGCGCCCGACGCGCGGGTCGTCGCCGTCCTGCCGGGCAGCCGCAAGGGGGAGGTGTCGCGCCTGCTCCCCGACTTCCGCGCCACGCTCGAACAGCTGCTGCCGGGCCATCCGGGGCTGGTCGCCGTGGTCCCCACCGTGGCGACGGTGCGCGACCGCGTCGCGGCGGAGGTGGCGGGCTGGCCGTTGCGCACCATCCTGGTCGAGGGCGACGGTCCGAAATACGACGCCTTCGCCGCGGCGGAGGCCGCGCTGGCGGCGTCCGGCACGGTGGCGCTGGAACTGGCGCTGGCCCGCCTGCCGACGGTGATCGCCTACCGGCTCAATCCGGTCACGGTGGCCTTGTACCGGCGGCTGATCCGGGTCAAATACGTCAATCTGGTCAATCTGATGCTCGACCGCATGCTGGTGCCGGAACTGCTTCAGGAGGACTGCCGGCCCGACCGGCTGGCCTCCGAGCTGGGGCGCCTGCTCGACGATCCCGCCGCCCGCGCGGCGCAGATCGCCGGGGTGGCGGAGGTGGCGCGCTGGCTGGGGCAGGGCGGAACGCCGCCCAGCGAACGCGCCGCCCAGGTCGTGCTGGAGGTTGCCGCCGGCCAATTGGATAGAACGAGGCCGGACAAGACGAGAGCGCAAGAACCCGCTTGGGAGAAGAGACCATGA